In one window of Hymenobacter nivis DNA:
- a CDS encoding UDP-2,3-diacylglucosamine diphosphatase → MSPLPATLPPLALPPGRRVYFASDFHLGTPDAATSAVREKRIVRWLDMAARDAAAIYLVGDLFDFWFEYRHAIPRGFIRLQGKLAELADAGLPIYIFTGNHDLWMFGYFTEELGIPILREAVTQQIGNQLFHIGHGDGLGPKDRSYKALKKVFTSDLAQWLFARLHPNLGIGLASGWSKRSRIQNTAVDAKYFGEDEWLLVYCRELEARQHHDYYVFGHRHLPLDLAVGPGSRYVNLGEWVNYCSYADYDGNDLVLRYFEQQ, encoded by the coding sequence ATGAGCCCACTGCCCGCCACCTTGCCCCCGCTGGCCCTGCCGCCCGGCCGCCGGGTGTACTTCGCTTCCGATTTTCACCTCGGCACGCCCGACGCGGCCACGTCGGCGGTGCGCGAGAAGCGCATTGTGCGCTGGCTCGACATGGCGGCCCGCGACGCGGCGGCCATTTACCTGGTCGGCGACCTGTTCGATTTTTGGTTTGAGTACCGCCACGCCATCCCGCGCGGCTTTATCCGGCTGCAAGGCAAGCTGGCCGAGTTGGCCGACGCGGGCCTACCGATTTACATCTTCACCGGCAACCACGACTTGTGGATGTTCGGCTACTTCACCGAAGAGCTGGGGATTCCGATTTTGCGTGAAGCCGTGACGCAGCAGATTGGTAACCAACTGTTTCATATTGGGCATGGCGACGGCCTGGGGCCCAAAGATCGCAGCTACAAGGCCCTGAAAAAGGTGTTTACCTCCGACCTGGCGCAGTGGCTCTTTGCCCGGCTGCACCCCAACCTGGGCATCGGTCTGGCCAGCGGCTGGAGCAAGCGCAGCCGCATTCAAAATACGGCCGTCGATGCCAAATACTTCGGCGAGGACGAGTGGCTGCTCGTGTACTGCCGCGAACTGGAGGCCCGCCAGCACCACGACTACTACGTGTTCGGCCACCGCCACCTGCCCCTCGACCTGGCCGTGGGCCCCGGCAGCCGCTACGTCAACCTCGGCGAGTGGGTCAATTATTGCTCGTATGCCGACTACGATGGTAACGACTTGGTTTTGCGGTACTTTGAGCAACAGTAG
- the rsfS gene encoding ribosome silencing factor — protein sequence MKSTLVRQDSDTLADVVVRGMQDKKASDIVVLNLKELKNAVADYFIICSANSDTQIDAIARSVEEEVEKVTGDYPWQTEGRTNREWVLLDYVDVVVHVFLRDRRKFYALEELWGDAQISYIEEVTA from the coding sequence ATGAAAAGCACCTTGGTCCGGCAGGATTCGGACACATTGGCAGACGTAGTAGTGCGCGGCATGCAGGACAAAAAAGCTTCTGACATCGTCGTACTCAACTTAAAAGAGCTGAAAAACGCCGTGGCGGATTATTTCATCATCTGCTCGGCTAATTCCGATACCCAGATTGATGCTATCGCTCGCTCGGTGGAAGAAGAAGTAGAAAAAGTCACCGGCGACTATCCCTGGCAGACCGAGGGCCGCACCAACCGCGAGTGGGTGCTGCTCGACTACGTGGACGTGGTGGTGCACGTTTTCCTGCGCGACCGCCGTAAGTTCTACGCGCTGGAAGAATTGTGGGGCGATGCCCAAATTTCGTACATCGAAGAGGTAACGGCCTAG
- a CDS encoding biotin--[acetyl-CoA-carboxylase] ligase codes for MEISPQTLFTGQQLLWLPACGSTNAEAQRLLGENRASEGCTVATGHQTAGRGQRGNQWEAAAGENLTLSVVWLPTFLAAGQQFLLSQAVALAVHDWATALLGPAPALRLKWPNDLYYGGQKLGGILIENALSGAQIQHSVVGIGLNVNQLVFGIATASSLAALTGRAYDLGPLAARLLECLERRYLQLRAGQVGALRRDYLQVLYRYQEPHAYEVAGQRVHGQIVGVGEDGRLAVEIDGAVRRFGLQEIRHV; via the coding sequence ATGGAAATTAGTCCCCAAACCCTGTTCACGGGCCAGCAGCTGCTGTGGTTGCCCGCGTGCGGCTCTACCAACGCGGAGGCACAGCGCCTGCTTGGCGAAAACCGGGCCAGCGAAGGTTGCACCGTAGCCACCGGCCACCAAACCGCCGGCCGGGGCCAGCGCGGCAACCAATGGGAGGCCGCCGCCGGCGAAAACCTGACCCTTTCAGTGGTGTGGCTGCCCACGTTTCTGGCCGCCGGCCAGCAGTTTTTGCTCAGCCAAGCGGTGGCCCTGGCGGTGCACGACTGGGCCACCGCGCTACTGGGCCCCGCCCCCGCACTGCGCCTGAAATGGCCCAACGACCTGTATTACGGCGGCCAAAAGCTGGGCGGCATCCTCATCGAAAACGCGCTGAGCGGGGCCCAGATTCAGCACAGCGTGGTGGGCATTGGCCTGAACGTGAACCAGCTGGTGTTTGGCATCGCCACGGCTTCGTCGCTGGCCGCCCTCACCGGCCGCGCCTACGACCTGGGGCCCCTGGCCGCCCGCCTGCTCGAGTGCCTGGAACGGCGCTACCTTCAGCTACGGGCCGGCCAGGTGGGGGCCCTGCGCCGCGACTATCTACAGGTGCTGTACCGCTACCAGGAGCCCCACGCCTACGAGGTGGCCGGCCAGCGGGTGCACGGCCAGATTGTCGGGGTGGGCGAAGATGGCCGGCTGGCGGTGGAGATTGACGGGGCGGTGCGCCGGTTCGGCTTGCAGGAGATTCGGCACGTGTAG
- a CDS encoding LutC/YkgG family protein, with amino-acid sequence MIPESSAAAARTAVLARIRQGLAQPAPQPPRPDFGAPVHPPLPADLAVAFAESFVRVGGVFFYCASEAHFIAQLSAYLKEQQIGRLFAWEAALQRVLYTGHVTFVADETEFLPHADASLTTCEALVARTGSLLVAPATASGRRLSVYPDQHLVLARTGQVVAEIGDALRGLQARYGASLPSMTSLTTGPSRTADIEKTLVLGAHGPRRLVLFLLDDAPDVGAPDAAA; translated from the coding sequence ATGATTCCTGAATCTTCTGCCGCCGCAGCGCGCACCGCCGTGCTGGCCCGTATCCGCCAGGGGCTGGCGCAGCCTGCGCCGCAGCCTCCGCGCCCCGATTTTGGGGCCCCCGTGCATCCGCCGCTGCCGGCCGACCTCGCCGTGGCGTTTGCCGAAAGTTTCGTGCGCGTGGGCGGCGTGTTTTTCTATTGTGCTTCCGAAGCGCATTTTATCGCCCAGCTGAGCGCATACCTGAAGGAGCAGCAAATCGGCCGCTTGTTTGCGTGGGAGGCGGCGCTGCAACGCGTGCTTTATACCGGCCACGTAACGTTTGTGGCCGACGAAACCGAATTTCTACCCCACGCCGACGCCAGCCTCACCACCTGCGAGGCCTTGGTGGCGCGCACCGGCAGCTTGCTGGTGGCCCCAGCCACGGCCAGCGGCCGCCGCCTCAGCGTGTACCCCGACCAGCACTTGGTGCTAGCCCGCACCGGCCAGGTAGTGGCCGAAATCGGCGATGCGCTGCGCGGGCTGCAAGCCCGCTACGGCGCCAGCCTGCCCTCGATGACCTCGCTCACCACGGGCCCCAGCCGCACCGCCGACATCGAAAAAACCCTGGTGCTGGGGGCCCATGGCCCGCGCCGGCTGGTATTATTCCTCCTTGACGACGCGCCCGACGTCGGGGCCCCTGACGCTGCTGCATGA
- a CDS encoding T9SS type A sorting domain-containing protein, with the protein MKIFTPFFLALAVGALAAAQPAAARTPKPLTFLAGPAQGPGEALGLSLYPNPSRGFVTVQLRQPPGPAYLLRLSNVIGQEIRSVALRPDTSFPGLNLTDLPGGLYFYSLVVDGKVASTKRLVLQN; encoded by the coding sequence ATGAAAATATTTACTCCGTTTTTTTTGGCGCTGGCCGTGGGCGCGCTGGCCGCGGCCCAACCGGCCGCGGCCCGCACGCCCAAGCCGCTCACTTTCCTGGCGGGCCCGGCGCAGGGCCCCGGCGAGGCCCTCGGCCTGAGCCTGTATCCCAACCCCAGCCGCGGCTTCGTGACGGTGCAGCTGCGCCAGCCCCCGGGGCCCGCCTACTTGCTGCGCCTGAGCAACGTCATCGGCCAGGAAATCCGCTCCGTGGCCCTGCGCCCCGACACCAGCTTTCCCGGTCTGAACCTGACCGACCTGCCCGGCGGCCTGTACTTCTACAGCCTGGTGGTGGACGGCAAAGTAGCCAGCACCAAGCGCCTGGTGCTGCAAAACTGA
- the ftsH gene encoding ATP-dependent zinc metalloprotease FtsH, translated as MSDKTPNGTNKRKKPTPSPTPRPGVQLWVLAGLLVFMFGVMFVSNINQPAKINQQKFEQMLAAGDVGKITLVNEKEVDLSLTPAALAKSQYATELVRKSPFGVSGDAHFYFPIVDAKLFQENLDQLQKATPLPQRLALNIESREGLSDFIGKWGLLALLVVGFIFMMKRMGGAGGPGGQIFSIGKSRAALFEGGDKVKITFKDVAGLEEAKEEVQEIVEFLKNPSKFTVLGGKIPKGALLVGPPGTGKTLLAKAVAGEADVPFFSLSGSDFVEMFVGVGAARVRDLFKQAKAKAPCIIFIDEIDAVGRSRSKGNMPGGNDERENTLNSLLVEMDGFGTDSGVIILAATNRPDTLDSALLRPGRFDRQISIDKPDINGRTQIFQVHLKPLTLGPDVDARKLSAQTPGFAGAEIANVCNEAALIAARRDKKFITNQDFTDAIDRVIGGLEKKNKIISPSEKRIVAYHEAGHAIVGWFLEHCDPLVKVSIVPRGVAALGYAQYLPKEQFLYNTEQLIDEMCMALGGRAAEELVFGKISTGALSDLERITKMAYSIVTMYGMNSKLGNVSYYDSKGQNEYGFSKPYSEATSQMIDEEVRTIIEQAYVRTKELLNERRHELEVIAKELLEKEVLLQDDLERLVGKRPYGGQTNYQAHMAGTDRSETAGELINEHAGTTIGSDLPDLHLPGLDTGNGPSEAAAPSGSAVAGV; from the coding sequence ATGTCTGATAAAACGCCTAACGGCACCAACAAGCGGAAAAAACCGACGCCCAGCCCCACGCCCCGTCCCGGGGTGCAGCTATGGGTGCTGGCGGGCTTGCTCGTGTTCATGTTCGGGGTGATGTTCGTGAGCAACATCAACCAGCCCGCCAAAATTAACCAGCAAAAATTCGAGCAGATGCTGGCCGCCGGCGATGTCGGCAAGATTACCCTCGTCAACGAGAAAGAGGTCGACCTGTCGCTCACGCCGGCCGCCCTGGCCAAAAGCCAGTACGCCACCGAGCTGGTGCGCAAATCGCCTTTTGGAGTGAGTGGCGACGCCCACTTCTACTTCCCTATCGTCGACGCCAAGCTGTTCCAGGAAAATCTTGATCAGCTGCAAAAAGCCACGCCCTTGCCCCAGCGCCTCGCCCTCAACATCGAGTCGCGCGAGGGCCTGAGCGACTTCATCGGCAAGTGGGGCCTGCTGGCCCTGCTCGTGGTGGGCTTCATCTTTATGATGAAGCGCATGGGCGGTGCCGGGGGGCCCGGCGGCCAGATTTTCAGCATCGGCAAGAGCCGCGCTGCCTTGTTTGAGGGCGGCGACAAGGTGAAAATTACGTTCAAGGATGTGGCCGGGCTGGAAGAAGCTAAAGAGGAAGTGCAGGAGATTGTTGAGTTCCTCAAAAACCCTAGCAAGTTCACTGTACTCGGCGGCAAAATCCCGAAGGGCGCTCTGCTCGTGGGCCCTCCCGGTACCGGTAAAACCCTGTTGGCCAAGGCTGTAGCCGGCGAGGCCGACGTGCCGTTCTTCTCGCTCTCGGGCTCCGATTTCGTGGAGATGTTTGTGGGTGTGGGCGCGGCCCGGGTGCGCGACTTGTTTAAGCAAGCCAAAGCCAAGGCGCCGTGCATCATCTTCATTGATGAGATTGACGCCGTGGGCCGCTCGCGCAGCAAGGGTAACATGCCCGGCGGCAACGATGAGCGCGAGAACACGCTGAACTCGCTGCTGGTGGAAATGGACGGCTTCGGCACCGATTCGGGCGTTATCATTCTGGCCGCTACCAACCGGCCCGATACCCTGGATTCGGCCCTGTTGCGCCCCGGCCGCTTCGACCGCCAAATCAGCATCGACAAGCCTGATATCAACGGCCGCACCCAAATTTTCCAGGTGCACTTGAAGCCCTTGACCCTGGGCCCCGACGTGGACGCCAGGAAGCTGTCGGCCCAAACGCCGGGTTTTGCGGGCGCTGAAATTGCCAACGTCTGCAACGAAGCGGCCCTCATCGCCGCCCGCCGCGACAAGAAATTCATCACTAACCAGGACTTCACCGATGCCATTGACCGCGTAATTGGGGGCCTGGAGAAGAAGAACAAAATTATTTCGCCCAGCGAAAAGCGCATCGTGGCCTATCACGAAGCCGGCCATGCCATCGTGGGCTGGTTCTTAGAGCACTGCGACCCGTTGGTGAAGGTTAGCATTGTGCCCCGCGGCGTGGCTGCGCTTGGCTACGCGCAGTACCTGCCCAAGGAGCAATTCTTGTACAACACCGAGCAGCTGATTGATGAGATGTGCATGGCCCTGGGCGGCCGCGCCGCCGAAGAGCTGGTGTTCGGCAAAATCTCGACCGGGGCTCTGAGCGACTTGGAGCGCATCACCAAGATGGCCTACTCCATCGTGACGATGTACGGCATGAACTCGAAGCTCGGCAACGTGTCCTATTACGACTCGAAGGGCCAGAACGAGTACGGCTTCTCGAAGCCTTATTCGGAAGCTACGTCGCAAATGATTGACGAAGAAGTCCGTACGATTATCGAGCAGGCCTATGTCCGCACCAAGGAGCTGCTCAACGAGCGCCGCCACGAGCTGGAGGTAATTGCCAAGGAGTTGCTGGAGAAGGAGGTGCTGCTGCAAGACGACCTGGAACGCCTGGTGGGTAAGCGCCCCTACGGCGGCCAGACCAACTATCAGGCCCACATGGCCGGTACCGACCGTAGCGAAACCGCCGGTGAACTAATCAACGAGCACGCCGGGACCACTATCGGCAGCGATTTACCCGATTTGCACCTGCCCGGCCTCGACACTGGCAACGGCCCTAGCGAAGCCGCCGCTCCCAGCGGCAGCGCCGTAGCTGGCGTTTAG